A genomic region of Miscanthus floridulus cultivar M001 chromosome 3, ASM1932011v1, whole genome shotgun sequence contains the following coding sequences:
- the LOC136542277 gene encoding organic cation/carnitine transporter 7-like: MEDGISTYTVDEALVSMGFGKFHAFVLAYSGMAKISEAMEMMLLSFVGQSVQAEWELSAQEESLITSVVFVGMLVGAYAWGIVSDNYGRRVGFNFTAIVTGGAGLLSAFAPNYLSLIVLRFMVGVGLGGGPVLGSWFLEFIPAPNRGTWMVMFSAFWTVGTIMEASLAWAVMPAFGWRWLLALSSLPSFALLLFYPVTLESPRYLCMKGKIAEAVHVLETMARVNCVSLPSGRLVSGIRTELHDIGDSSETAQLMTSKKNNTTDHASKSEIGGLNAILKLLSPNLIRSTLLLWTVFLGHAFLYYGLVLLTSELNHGNRICGSEEGAEVTTTAHIHDENLYRNVFITSFGEVPGLLLSAAIVDKIGRKLSMSSMLYISCLCISPLMFAQTESLTTVFLFGARVCISASFTVLHIYAPEIYPTAVRATGVGFASSIARFGGILCPLVAVGLVHACHQMAAILIFITVMLASAIAVSYFPLETSGRKLSDHVAAA, translated from the exons ATGGAGGATGGCATATCTACTTATACTGTGGATGAGGCACTTGTGTCCATGGGGTTTGGGAAATTCCACGCATTCGTGCTTGCATACTCTGGAATGGCTAAAATCTCTGAAGCAATGGAGATGATGCTTTTGTCATTTGTTGGGCAATCAGTTCAAGCTGAGTGGGAGCTTTCTGCACAGGAAGAAAGTCTCATAACAAGTGTTGTCTTCGTGGGGATGCTTGTAGGAGCATATGCTTGGGGCATAGTTTCAGATAACTATGGAAGAAG GGTTGGGTTCAACTTCACAGCCATTGTTACTGGAGGAGCTGGTCTTCTTAGCGCTTTCGCACCAAATTACTTATCTTTGATTGTACTGAGATTTATGGTTGGTGTTGGACTGGGTGGTGGGCCGGTTCTAGGTTCTTGGTTCCTAGAGTTCATCCCTGCTCCTAACCGAGGAACTTGGATGGTCATGTTCTCAGCATTTTGGACTGTTGGCACAATAATGGAAGCTTCTCTTGCTTGG GCCGTTATGCCAGCTTTTGGCTGGAGGTGGCTGCTGGCACTCTCATCATTGCCATCGTTTGCTCTACTACTCTTCTACCCAGTGACACTTGAGTCACCAAGATACCTATGCATGAAGGGTAAAATAGCTGAAGCAGTTCATGTTTTGGAAACAATGGCACGAGTGAATTGTGTTTCTCTCCCCTCTGGTCGACTTGTCTCTGGCATTCGGACAGAACTTCATGATATCGGGGATTCCTCAGAAACAGCACAATTGATGACATCTAAGAAAAATAATACCACTGATCATGCTAGCAAATCTGAGATTGGAGGCCTCAACGCCATATTAAAGCTTCTATCTCCGAACTTAATCAGATCGACTCTTCTACTTTGGACCGTCTTTCTTGGTCATGCCTTTTTGTACTATGGTCTTGTTCTGCTAACATCAGAATTGAATCATGGAAATAGGATCTGTGGATCAGAAGAGGGAGCAGAAGTGACAACAACAGCCCACATACATGATGAAAATCTCTACAGAAATGTATTCATAACCAGCTTTGGAG AGGTTCCTGGCCTTCTCCTGTCGGCTGCCATTGTCGACAAGATCGGGCGCAAGCTCTCAATGTCTTCCATGCTTTACATCAGTTGCCTGTGCATATCTCCGCTTATGTTCGCCCAGACAGAATCTCTGACAACCGTGTTTTTATTCGGTGCCCGGGTTTGCATCTCAGCAAGCTTCACTGTTCTTCATATCTACGCCCCTGAG ATATACCCAACTGCTGTTAGGGCCACGGGTGTCGGGTTTGCAAGCTCAATTGCTCGGTTTGGTGGAATCCTGTGCCCTCTTGTGGCCGTCGGTCTGGTGCACGCATGCCACCAGATGGCAGCTATCTTGATATTCATCACGGTGATGCTGGCTTCAGCCATCGCCGTGTCATACTTCCCCCTGGAAACAAGCGGCCGAAAGCTGAGTGACCACGTCGCCGCCGCATGA
- the LOC136544317 gene encoding protein ALP1-like, which produces MSGLEWVEWKLRNETSCYNMFRMTPDMFYSLHNLLKTEYGLRDTKKSTSIEALGMFLWILGAPQSVRQAEDRFERSLGTVHSMFYRVLKCVIKYADDIIKPRDPEFRTRHRRVMNHRFYPEFEDCIGAIDGSHMPCVVPADKFVQHLCRKGLTTQNVMAACDFDMIFTFVLAGWPGSAHDMRVFDDAMTTWKDDFPHPPEGSHLTVRAVVGKFYVVDSGYANRPGYLAPYKGTMYHIQDFQNVAEPRVACMALHNFIRLSGLNDVDFGLVDENVSYVPPEASFDQPETVDAPDSEDRAQMNEFRDYIAEHLYNRL; this is translated from the exons ATGAGTGGGTTGGAATGGGTAGAATGGAAGCTACGCAATGAAACATCCTGCTACAACATGTTTAGAATGACCCCAGATATGTTCTATAGTTTGCATAATCTGTTAAAAACTGAGTATGGCCTGAGAGACACAAAGAAGTCCACCTCTATTGAGGCTTTAGGGATGTTCCTCTGGATTCTAGGTGCTCCACAGTCAGTTAGGCAAGCCGAGGACAGATTTGAGAGATCACTAGGCACCGTCCACTCGATGTTCTATAGAGTGCTCAAGTGTGTGATCAAGTATGCGGACGATATCATTAAACCTAGGGACCCAGAATTTAGAACAAGGCATCGAAGGGTGATGAACCATCGGTTCTATCCTGAATTCGAGGACTGCATAGGAGCTATAGATGGCAGTCACATGCCTTGTGTAGTGCCTGCTGATAAGTTTGTACAGCACTTGTGTCGCAAGGGCCTGACAACACAGAATGTCATGGCTGCTTGTGACTTTGATATGATTTTTACATTTGTCCTTGCGGGATGGCCTGGCTCTGCTCATGACATGAGAGTGTTCGATGATGCCATGACTACATGGAAGGATGACTTTCCTCACCCACCCGAAGGTAGCCACCTAACT GTACGTGCTGTTGTAGGGAAGTTCTATGTCGTGGACTCCGGGTACGCAAACCGTCCAGGATACCTGGCTCCATACAAGGGAACCATGTACCATATTCAAGACTTCCAAAACGTCGCAGAACCACGAG TTGCTTGTATGGCTTTGCATAACTTCATAAGATTGAGTGGCCTCAACGATGTTGACTTTGGGCTGGTAGATGAAAATGTTTCCTATGTGCCGCCAGAGGCCTCGTTTGATCAGCCTGAAACTGTTGATGCCCCTGACAGCGAAGATCGTGCACAGATGAATGAGTTTCGTGATTATATTGCGGAGCACCTGTACAATAGGTTGTGA
- the LOC136546730 gene encoding protein STRUBBELIG-RECEPTOR FAMILY 5-like isoform X2 — protein sequence MQRLICHRNSSNLSGLGLSGSLGYQLSGLKSVTKFDVSNNNLNVDLPYQLPPNVVQLNLYGNSFTGGVPYSISQMGDLETLNVGKNHLSGQLTDMFSQLSKLSTLDLSFNRFSGSLPQSFQHLKDLKTLNLESNQFSGHIDVLAKLPLEDLNLQNNKFTGWIPSKLKDTSNLQIGGNQWSSGSAPPGMEKGSALGGSSGGGGGTGGGINGIVIGAIVIAVLLAALILLSVLKRNHTSSASSHYIMDESGHNRSFTPLVDDGKAINMKPLEHSSSISSRTPSAMPSKSISDNEFENKLNYSRRTTDPINLVTYSSSDLQAATGSFHSSRLLGQGTIGGVYKAKYADGRVLAVKKFDPLSFSGSSDFMDLVNSISKLRHPKISELVGYCSEPGHYMLVYDYNMNGSLYDFLHLSDDYSKPLTWDTRVRIAVGTACALEYLHDMCSPPMIHKNIKASNVLLDADLNPHLTDCGLACFYEDTSESLGPGYDPPECTRSSGYVMKSDVYCFGVVMLQLLTGRKPYDSSKPRAEQSLVKFVTPQLHDINALEALADPALRGLYPPKALSRFAGVLARCVQSDPEFRPSMSEVVQSLLQCVQRTTSNRRLGGHRSVSQRSDDSDW from the exons ATGCAGCGGCTCATCTGTCACAGAAAT AGCAGTAACTTGTCAGGGCTTGGACTAAGCGGCTCGCTAGGATATCAGTTATCAGGCCTGAAATCAGTAACCAAATT TGATGTCAGCAATAACAATCTCAACGTCGATCTTCCATACCAGCTTCCACCTAATGTGGTTCAATT AAATCTTTACGGAAACTCTTTTACCGGAGGAGTTCCATATTCGATATCTCAGATGGGTGATCTGGAAACACT AAATGTGGGCAAGAACCACCTAAGTGGGCAGTTGACGGATATGTTTTCACAACTTTCAAAGCTCTCAACATT GGATCTCTCCTTCAACCGCTTCTCAGGCAGCCTGCCCCAGAGTTTTCAGCACCTAAAAGACCTCAAGACGCT GAATTTGGAGAGCAACCAATTCAGTGGTCATATAGATGTTCTAGCCAAACTTCCTCTCGAGGATCT GAATCTGCAGAACAACAAGTTTACTGGGTGGATCCCAAGTAAACTAAAAGACACTAGTAATCTACA GATTGGAGGGAACCAGTGGTCgtccgggtcagctcctcctggTATGGAGAAGGGCTCTGCGCTGGGAGGCTCTTCAGGTGGAGGGGGTGGTACTGGTGGTGGAATAAACGGTATCGTCATCGGAGCGATTGTGATAGCAGTGCTTCTTGCAGCTCTGATTCTCTTGTCTGTGTTGAAGAGGAACCATACCTCTTCTGCCTCATCTCATTACATCATGGACGAGTCAGGTCACAACCGGTCATTTACCCCGCTAGTTGATGATGGGAAAG CGATCAACATGAAGCCACTGGAGCATTCCTCGTCAATAAGCAGTAGGACACCGTCTGCAATGCCTAGCAAGTCGATTAGTGACAATGAGTTCGAGAACAAACTAAACTATTCGAGGCGGACCACAGATCCAATCAACCTTGTTACTTATTCATCATCAGACCTACAAGCAGCCACTGGCAGCTTCCATAGTAGCAGGTTACTAGGTCAGGGGACAATTGGTGGCGTTTACAAGGCAAAATATGCTGATGGAAGG GTGCTGGCCGTTAAGAAGTTTGATCCATTGAGCTTCTCAGGAAGCAGCGACTTCATGGATCTTGTGAACAGCATTTCCAAGCTGCGCCATCCAAAAATCTCTGAGCTTGTTGGTTACTGCTCAGAGCCTGGGCACTACATGCTGGTCTATGACTACAACATGAATGGATCCCTCTATGACTTTCTGCACTTATCCGACGACTACAGCAAGCCGCTGACCTGGGACACCCGCGTAAGGATTGCTGTTGGTACAGCTTGTGCTCTGGA GTACCTACATGACATGTGTTCACCTCCAATGATCCACAAGAACATTAAGGCATCGAACGTCTTGCTTGATGCTGACCTCAACCCTCACCTCACTGACTGCGGCCTTGCATGCTTCTATGAG GATACGAGTGAGAGCCTGGGACCAGGGTACGATCCTCCAGAGTGCACAAGGTCATCAGGTTACGTTATGAAGAGCGATGTCTACTGCTTTGGTGTCGTCATGCTTCAGCTATTGACCGGTCGGAAGCCCTACGACAG CTCGAAGCCTAGAGCAGAGCAGTCCTTGGTCAAGTTTGTCACTCCACAGCTTCATGACATCAACGCCTTGGAAGCTCTGGCAGATCCAGCTCTGCGAGGCCTATATCCACCGAAGGCATTGTCCCGTTTCGCTGGTGTCCTTGCCCGCTGTGTCCAG TCCGATCCAGAATTCCGGCCATCCATGTCAGAGGTGGTGCAGTCGCTCCTCCAATGCGTCCAGCGCACCACCAGCAACAGGAGGTTGGGTGGCCACCGCAGCGTCTCACAACGAAGCGACGATTCTGACTGGTGa
- the LOC136546730 gene encoding protein STRUBBELIG-RECEPTOR FAMILY 5-like isoform X1: protein MARRRRPLALPPPQQLVWLAVLFSAAAPAVAKTDKSDVAALNVMFDSMNKPSQLSGWKSSGGDPCDDDDEWKGIECSGSSVTEINLSGLGLSGSLGYQLSGLKSVTKFDVSNNNLNVDLPYQLPPNVVQLNLYGNSFTGGVPYSISQMGDLETLNVGKNHLSGQLTDMFSQLSKLSTLDLSFNRFSGSLPQSFQHLKDLKTLNLESNQFSGHIDVLAKLPLEDLNLQNNKFTGWIPSKLKDTSNLQIGGNQWSSGSAPPGMEKGSALGGSSGGGGGTGGGINGIVIGAIVIAVLLAALILLSVLKRNHTSSASSHYIMDESGHNRSFTPLVDDGKAINMKPLEHSSSISSRTPSAMPSKSISDNEFENKLNYSRRTTDPINLVTYSSSDLQAATGSFHSSRLLGQGTIGGVYKAKYADGRVLAVKKFDPLSFSGSSDFMDLVNSISKLRHPKISELVGYCSEPGHYMLVYDYNMNGSLYDFLHLSDDYSKPLTWDTRVRIAVGTACALEYLHDMCSPPMIHKNIKASNVLLDADLNPHLTDCGLACFYEDTSESLGPGYDPPECTRSSGYVMKSDVYCFGVVMLQLLTGRKPYDSSKPRAEQSLVKFVTPQLHDINALEALADPALRGLYPPKALSRFAGVLARCVQSDPEFRPSMSEVVQSLLQCVQRTTSNRRLGGHRSVSQRSDDSDW, encoded by the exons ATGGCTCGACGACGGCGCCCCCtggccttgccgccgccgcagcagctcgTCTGGTTGGCCGTCCTCTTCTCTGCGGCGGCGCCCGCGGTCGCCAAGACCGACAAGTCTGACG TTGCTGCGCTCAATGTGATGTTCGATAGTATGAACAAGCCATCGCAATTGTCCGGTTGGAAATCGAGCGGTGGTGATCCCTGCGACGACGATGACGAGTGGAAGGGGATAGAATGCAGCGGCTCATCTGTCACAGAAAT TAACTTGTCAGGGCTTGGACTAAGCGGCTCGCTAGGATATCAGTTATCAGGCCTGAAATCAGTAACCAAATT TGATGTCAGCAATAACAATCTCAACGTCGATCTTCCATACCAGCTTCCACCTAATGTGGTTCAATT AAATCTTTACGGAAACTCTTTTACCGGAGGAGTTCCATATTCGATATCTCAGATGGGTGATCTGGAAACACT AAATGTGGGCAAGAACCACCTAAGTGGGCAGTTGACGGATATGTTTTCACAACTTTCAAAGCTCTCAACATT GGATCTCTCCTTCAACCGCTTCTCAGGCAGCCTGCCCCAGAGTTTTCAGCACCTAAAAGACCTCAAGACGCT GAATTTGGAGAGCAACCAATTCAGTGGTCATATAGATGTTCTAGCCAAACTTCCTCTCGAGGATCT GAATCTGCAGAACAACAAGTTTACTGGGTGGATCCCAAGTAAACTAAAAGACACTAGTAATCTACA GATTGGAGGGAACCAGTGGTCgtccgggtcagctcctcctggTATGGAGAAGGGCTCTGCGCTGGGAGGCTCTTCAGGTGGAGGGGGTGGTACTGGTGGTGGAATAAACGGTATCGTCATCGGAGCGATTGTGATAGCAGTGCTTCTTGCAGCTCTGATTCTCTTGTCTGTGTTGAAGAGGAACCATACCTCTTCTGCCTCATCTCATTACATCATGGACGAGTCAGGTCACAACCGGTCATTTACCCCGCTAGTTGATGATGGGAAAG CGATCAACATGAAGCCACTGGAGCATTCCTCGTCAATAAGCAGTAGGACACCGTCTGCAATGCCTAGCAAGTCGATTAGTGACAATGAGTTCGAGAACAAACTAAACTATTCGAGGCGGACCACAGATCCAATCAACCTTGTTACTTATTCATCATCAGACCTACAAGCAGCCACTGGCAGCTTCCATAGTAGCAGGTTACTAGGTCAGGGGACAATTGGTGGCGTTTACAAGGCAAAATATGCTGATGGAAGG GTGCTGGCCGTTAAGAAGTTTGATCCATTGAGCTTCTCAGGAAGCAGCGACTTCATGGATCTTGTGAACAGCATTTCCAAGCTGCGCCATCCAAAAATCTCTGAGCTTGTTGGTTACTGCTCAGAGCCTGGGCACTACATGCTGGTCTATGACTACAACATGAATGGATCCCTCTATGACTTTCTGCACTTATCCGACGACTACAGCAAGCCGCTGACCTGGGACACCCGCGTAAGGATTGCTGTTGGTACAGCTTGTGCTCTGGA GTACCTACATGACATGTGTTCACCTCCAATGATCCACAAGAACATTAAGGCATCGAACGTCTTGCTTGATGCTGACCTCAACCCTCACCTCACTGACTGCGGCCTTGCATGCTTCTATGAG GATACGAGTGAGAGCCTGGGACCAGGGTACGATCCTCCAGAGTGCACAAGGTCATCAGGTTACGTTATGAAGAGCGATGTCTACTGCTTTGGTGTCGTCATGCTTCAGCTATTGACCGGTCGGAAGCCCTACGACAG CTCGAAGCCTAGAGCAGAGCAGTCCTTGGTCAAGTTTGTCACTCCACAGCTTCATGACATCAACGCCTTGGAAGCTCTGGCAGATCCAGCTCTGCGAGGCCTATATCCACCGAAGGCATTGTCCCGTTTCGCTGGTGTCCTTGCCCGCTGTGTCCAG TCCGATCCAGAATTCCGGCCATCCATGTCAGAGGTGGTGCAGTCGCTCCTCCAATGCGTCCAGCGCACCACCAGCAACAGGAGGTTGGGTGGCCACCGCAGCGTCTCACAACGAAGCGACGATTCTGACTGGTGa
- the LOC136546731 gene encoding uncharacterized protein: MALRRITPRRRPVLPVPRAFFSSSPPFPPPPPPANGDPDTAHSPSSSPPPNPGAPRNPSSSLFQDIKDRLRLSPTSPTPTNLPRPNPARGAPSSKPSLEDVRRMLGEFRPTGGPPSPSAPGAGPSFMDLLKKNSVAQGANAGQRVTGLDAIRESLKRSPPRTPHRPPTPFLTPQSNIFNPELQRNLKGVGAKKEEKDSTIALLRHYSYEELGKRLGELRPAVVVKDGKEWFSLKELQGRIAKLAELEKQENRLSGQLSEIKNCIGNLNKQEKLALPLNIPSLLNLGGQLTLDYMSRPPQEELLEKYFHPDHMSSEEKMKLEFQRVRDEFKMSENDCGSARVQIAQLTLKIKHLSAVLHKKDKHSRKGLQEMVQKRKKYLKYLRRTDWDSYCLVLSKLGLRDVPEYKAPDYKSKATTKAKSKKSKSKGKKRKMKA, encoded by the exons atggcgctcCGCCGCATCACCCCGCGGAGGAGACCCGTTCTCCCCGTCCCCCGTGCCTTCTTCTCCTCGAGCCCCCCGTTCCCTCCGCCCCCGCCTCCGGCGAACGGCGACCCCGACACCGCGCATTCCCCGTCCTCCTCTCCGCCCCCCAACCCCGGCGCGCCGCGGAACCCGTCGTCCTCGCTCTTCCAGGACATCAAAGATCGCCTCCGCTTGTCTCCCACGTCGCCCACTCCGACGAACCTGCCCCGCCCCAACCCCGCGCGCGGCGCTCCTTCTTCGAAACCGTCCCTTGAAGATGTCCGCCGGATGCTCGGGGAGTTCCGCCCAACCGGCGGCCCGCCGTCCCCCTCCGCTCCCGGAGCCGGCCCCTCCTTCATGGACCTGCTTAAGAAGAACAGCGTCGCCCAGGGCGCCAACGCTGGGCAGAGGGTGACCGGCCTCGATGCCATCCGAGAGAGTCTCAAGCGCTCCCCGCCGCGGACGCCGCATCGTCCGCCGACGCCGTTTCTGACTCCGCAGAGCAACATCTTCAACCCAGAGCTACAGAGGAACTTGAAGGGTGTAGGTGCGAAGAAGGAAGAGAAGGACTCTACCATTGCGCTTTTGAGGCACTACAGCTACGAAGAGCTTGGGAAGAGGCTAGGGGAGCTCCGGCCAGCGGTTGTGGTCAAAGACGGTAAGGAGTGGTTCTCGCTCAAGGAGCTGCAGGGGCGGATTGCCAAGCTGGCGGAGTTGGAGAAGCAGGAGAACCGGCTTTCCGGGCAACTTTCGGAAATCAAGAATTGCATTGGGAACCTGAACAAACAAGAAAAACTGGCTCTGCCATTAAACATACCTTCACTGCTGAACCTTGGCGGTCAGCTGACGCTAGACTACATGAGTCGGCCTCCGCAGGAGGAGTTGTTAGAGAAG TACTTCCATCCAGATCATATGTCATCCGAAGAGAAGATGAAATTGGAGTTCCAAAGGGTGAGGGATGAGTTCAAGATGTCCGAGAATGACTGTGGGTCTGCACGAGTTCAAA TTGCCCAACTGACTCTGAAAATCAAGCATCTGTCAGCTGTTCTCCACAAGAAG GATAAACATTCTAGAAAGGGGCTTCAGGAGATGGTCCAAAAGAGGAAGAAATACCTGAAATACTTGCGAAGAACCGACTGGGACTCGTACTGTCTTGTTCTGTCAAAGCTGGGGCTCCGCGATGTGCCCGAGTACAAAGCTCCTGACTACAAGAGCAAAGCAACCACCAAGGCCAAATCTaagaagagcaagagcaagggcaagaagagaaagatgaaggcaTAG
- the LOC136542279 gene encoding SH3 domain-containing protein 2-like: MRDEHHRGHGGGRTRRHVWLLDESENKLHQRMEKLYLSTRAAKHLQRDIVQGVDSYAVTGSKQVEIGNKLSDDSQKYGVKSTCTSGDTLSEAATYFAKARSQMEKECGNMLNAFGTKIIQPVFPKMLMAWPKPRRSHWLHMPHWLLFLWLHLQMSHRPIMLIIICSSGL, from the exons ATGCGCGACGAACACCACCGCGGCCACGGCGGTGGCCGCACACGCCGGCACGTTTGGCTATTAGATGAGTCAGAGAATAAACTGCATCAGAGAATGGAAAAGCTTTACTTATCGACTCGTGCTGCTAAA CATTTACAAAGGGACATTGTTCAGGGTGTGGACAGCTATGCAGTCACAGGATCCAAACAAGTCGAAATAG GGAATAAATtgtctgatgatagccagaaatATGGTGTTAAAAGCACATGTACAAGTGGTGATACTTTATCCGAAGCTGCTACATACTTTGCAAAGGCACGCTCACAGATGGAAAAGGAGTGTGGCAACATGCTGAATGCATTTGGCACAAAG aTTATCCAACCTGTATTTCCAAAGATGCTGATGGCGTGGCCAAAGCCGAGAAGAAGTCATTGGCTTCATATGCCTCATTGGCTTCTTTTTCTTTGGTTGCATCTCCAGATGAGTCATCGGCCAATCATGCTGATAATTATTTGTTCATCCGGTCTTTAG